The window CGTAGCCGATAGGTGGCTGCGTATTCTCCGTCGATCAGGATCACGCATTCCAACCCGCCACTTTGTTCGGGCAAGCGTTCCGCCCAGCCGCCGCCTTTGGCAAGCAGTTTTTTGCGGCTGGTAATTTGCATTTCGTGGCCATCGACGATTCCGCGAAGTCCCGCACCGGGAGGTTCGCTGATTTCGGAAACGCTGAGCAAGGTATCTGATGATGACGTTTCGCTTTGTGCGGCGGCCGAAACGATTGCCTCTGCCAATGGATGCTTCGAGTAACGCTCGAGACTGGCGACCAACGTCAGTACACGAGCCGCATCCTGATTGGGATCAACTAATTGCTCGACCAACTTGGGTCGGCCGTAAGTCAGCGTTCCCGTTTTGTCAAAGATCATCGTCTTGCAGCGATCGACTTGCTCCAAGACCGAAGGGTCGCGAATGATGATCGAACGCCGAGCCGACAGAGAGATCGCACCGAGAATTGCAACCGGTATGGCAATCAACAAAGGGCATGGCGTGGCGACCACCATCACAGAAAGGAATCGCACCGGGTCGCCGCTTGCCACCCAAGCAGCAACGCCGATCAAAACCGCCAGCGGTGTGTAGAAGGCACCAAGCTGGTCGCCGAGCCGACGAATCTTCGGACGGTTTTGCTGTGACGACTCCATCACCTCCATGATTTTGGCGTAACGCGAATCGACAGCTCGCTTGTCCGCTCGAACCACCAGCGCCGAATCTCCATTGATTGCACCGGAGAGCACCAGTGAGCCGGGCGTTTTGGACATGCGATACGGTTCGCCAGTCAGATACGACTCGTCCATGGTGCCGCGACCTGACACGACCGTGGCATCCACCGGGCAGACTTTGTGTGGCAAAATCAATACGGTATCGCCGATAGCAATCTCATCCAGTGGGATCTCTTCCGTTGTGTCACCAACCTGTCGAATCGCGATGGCCGGCATTCGATTGGCCAGTGCACGCAACACCGACGAAGCGCTGCGTACGGCATAAGATTCCAATGCTTCCCCACCGGATAGCATCAAGACGACAATCGTGGCGGCCAGATATTCTCCCAGCAGCACGCCGGTCACGATTGAGATGCCGGCCAACAAATCCGATCCAAATTCGGCTCGAAATAGTTTGACCAACAGGTTCCAAACCAGAGGAACGCCGCCCAGAACGAGTGCGATCAACAACGGAAAATCACGAATTGCGACGCCCGCGACATCGCCGTCAATCGTCATCCCAAAACGCAACCACAGGTGCAGCGTGATCGCAACGATGGCAAGCCCTGCGATTCCCAGTTGCAAACGATTGTTCATATTTTCTGCCCGGCGGTTGTTGTGCGTCGTCCAACGCTGGAGAACTTTCGCGAAAGATTCGTTGATCCCTTCAGCCACTTACTGACCAAGATGACTGAACCGAGGACCGATCCCAAAGGGGGCTTCATTTCCCAGCCCGCCAGCAACAAGAGTCTCGGCTGATATCGAAATCTATTCAACAGGCGAATGTCGATTTGAACTCCATCGCTCAAGTTGAAGATGCTCACGTGCGGACAAGCCTAGCAGTTTTTGAATCGGTTGATTTAGCCAGGTAACCAGCAAGCAGTCGGCCAAACCTACGCGGGCCAGGTGTTTGGAAAGAGAATCCCCCGTACCAGATTCGGTAAATGGTGCTGACGAGCGTTAACGGGCGGAACAAGGAAAGCTTCACCGTTCGACAAGCACGCAAATGGATCGAGCGTTGACGTTCCATGTTGGAGATGCAACGCATTGATTTGCGGGGTCGTCGGAAAGTTCGCTCAGTGACGTGCGCGAGGTATCGATGGCGAGACGCCACTTCTCGAACGCCCACTCTTGGATTCCAAATTCGACCGAATCGCGCCCCGCATTGATCATGACATAGATGTCTGCATCGTCCTGTGATTCGCCATGCAAACAGTAGGCGAGTTGTCTCGATTCCAAGGACATATCGACCAAATGCCCCGTTCCGTACCATCGAACATCGCCCCGCCAAAAACGCGAACGGCTAATCGACGGATGGGATTTGCGGAAGGAGATTACCTCGCGGACGAAGTTGAAGATGTCCGCATGCTCGCTGCGTCGATCCCAGTCCAGCCAGCTCGTCTCGTTGTCTTGGTTGTACGGGTTGTTGTTTCCGCGTTGGGTTTGAAGAAATTCGTCTCCCATCCGGAACATTGGCGTTCCGTTAGACAGCATCAGCAAGCAGAAAAAGTTGCGGACTTGCTGTTTGCGAAGCTGCAAGATCTCTGATGGCGTTCCGTCGTCTCCTTCCCAACCACAATCCCAACTGTATTCAAGGGCTCCGTCGGTGTTGTTATTTCCGTTGGCCCAGTTTCGTTTTTCGTTGTACGCCGTCAAATCGTACAGCGTGCTACCGTCATGCGACGTTATGTAGTTAACGCTTAACTGTGGTTGCAACGCATGAGGCAGGTCATCGGGGAAAAGATCGCAACTTCCGTACAGTCGCGTCATTAGATCAGAAACCATTCCGCAATCGCCACGGACAAACCGTTGCATGGTGTCTCGATAGTGAGCATTCCACTGCATCCAACGTTGCCCGGGGAACTTCTTACCCAATTGGAACTGGCCGTCAGCATCCCACGGTTCCGCAATCAACCGATCGTCACTGAGGTCGGAATCGGTGCCAATTTCACTAACGATGGGTGGATCATCCAAATTGATCGAACCATCACTGTTGCGAGTGAAGACAGATGCGAGATCGAAACGAAATCCGTCCACGTGCATCTGAGAATCCCAGAATCGCAGGCTGTCAACGATCATCCGGCGAACCGCTCGATTGGCCGTGTGCAATGTGTTGCCCGTTCCACTGTGGTTGGCGTATGGAGCGTTCGGATTGCCTGTCATCATGTAGGCCGTGCTGCTATCGATTCCTTTCCAACAATACGTTGGTCCGCGATGACCGCCTTCGCACGTGTGGTTGTATACAACATCCAGAATGACCTCGATGCCTGCCGCATGCAGTGCCTTTACCATCGTGCAAAATTCGTCTCTTTGATTGCAGGCCGTAGTGTTGGTCGCGTAAGCATGGTGCGGCGCAAAGAAATTCAAGGGCATGTATCCCCAATAGTCTCCGTCGCCCGGATCAAACTGGAAGACCGGCATCAACTCAACCGCGGTCACTCCCAATTCGACGAGATACGGAATTTTGTCAACGACGCCTAAAAACGTGCCTTGATGCGTTTCGGGCACTCCCGAGTTTGGATTCTTTGTGAATCCACGCACGTGCATTTCATAGATCACCAGGTCACTACCATGACGCAATACGCGATCCTCATTCCAATCGAATTCGCAGAATTGATTCGGCAATATTCCCAGAGGAGCTTGACCTGAGTTGGAACCGGGTCGTCGAGCTGCGTTGCGAGAAAACGATTCGGGGAAGAAGACTCCCCTGGCAAATGGATCCAGCAGAATCTTTTGAAAGTCAAAATCGTGGTGGTCGTAGCCTCCTTGCGGCGCTGGCCCATCCACTCGGTAGGCATAGTATGCCCACTCATCAGGATGTTCACTGCGGACACGGCAATGCCAAACCGGCCCCGACTTATTGAACAAATAGCTCAGCTCCACCTCTCGAGCTGGATGAACCAAGTCATCCTTCCTGTACAGCAGCAGATGCACGGCGGTGGCATGCCGCGAATAGAGTGAGAAATTGAAGGAAGACTCCTCCGCAATCCAACTGGCACCAAGTGGGAATGGCGAACCTTCAGCTTTTTCCCAAGCGTTCATATTGGAGTCCAGATTTGGAATCGACGGTGAGATACCGCGTTCACGAACATGCGAAACACGACGTTGCGAATTCAAATCCATTCACTCTTCCATTAGCCACTTGCGAGCCTGCTCCAATTCGCTGGCGTCGAAGTAACGAACAGAAGCCGTTGTGAACGGTTTGCAAAACACCGCCAACCCCCGTTCCCACTTTCGTTCGCCAACGATCGCGATGCGTTCGAAATCTCGAAAGTGCTTGGTATCAAACTTGATGTCTTCCCACAGAGTACCAGCGTCCCATCCATGAAAATCATGCATGGCGAATAAAACACGGATCTTGCCGTATTGATTGATCTGTTCTTCAGCGAGCGGTACGAGTTGCTGATAGGTTTCGCGGTCAAGTTTGCCGGAGACATGAACTTCAAGATACCTGCCTTGTGCAATCTCGTTGAGTTCCAGCGACATGATTGGGTTCCTGTTGAAGAGGACTCGAATGGAACGTGGTGTTCCGACGGCCAATCAGGGAAAGCAAACCCAGGACCAAACCGGATGAACAACAGTCTTAGAGGATTGCTAACCTGATGAATTCTCTTCTCTGTCACACAGCGTGTGCTATCGCCCATTTTTCGTCCGTATGTGCTCAGTCGCGACAGGCAATCAGGCGTCAATGAACGTGTCTGCGGATGATTGGCATCCGATTGGCCGAATGGCTCGTACTTTGCATGTTTGTCAGGTTTCTGTTTTCAACTTGTGAGGCATCCAATGAACGATCCATTTATTCAATCGGAGTGGCAGTCCCTGTGTGAACGTGTAAAGGGCTGCGCTCGGACACTTGCCACTGACGAATCCGAAGGAAAGATCTTCGCATCGCAGGCTCACAATTTTGCGGCCGGCGAACCGCCCCAAAGATATTCCGAGTTGCTCACGAAAGTAGCCGAAGCGGCACGCCTTGCCGTGAAGTGGCAATCGGACGTGGCGCATGACACCGCTGACCATTGCATCGACGAAGCAAGCGACGAAAGTTTCCCTGCCAGCGATCCTCCCGCGTTCACGGCCACTCACGCGTGAGATCACAACCGGTGTGATCACCAATCTCGTTTGAGTGTTCGTTGCTGCGGCATTGGGCTGCTGAGTTGCGAATCTCATCGACGCCGCCAAAGCATCCATCACACCAGCCACGATGACCTCCGTCGCTGCTTGCGACATCATGCTCAAACGCAATGACAGCACCGCTTGAGTTGTGGCCTGCCAAGCTGAGCGGGCAATCAGGTTGACGCTCGATCGTTCGCTTTCAGGCGTTCCAACTCATCGTGCTCTGCCTCGACAAAGAACAGCGGTAAGAAGGGGGTGTTGATCAACACCGCCAGAAAGAACAACCCGGACGCGATGATTCCGACGTATTGCCATTCAAAGAACGCCGCCGCGATGATGAATGCGGCGGCAGCGAGAACACCGAGCACCTTCAAAATCAGAAGCACACCTGCGGTTTCGACATCCGCTTGAATCTCTTGTTGGCTGAGTCGTTGCGCATCGCGCTCTCGCAAAGAGCTCGCTCGGGATCGCACTTCAAAGTAGTTCGCCAACGCCAACACCGCATACAGAAACGGAATCGGAATCGCTGCGAGGTAAGCGACTTCGGGGAACATAAGTAGAGACAGGATTGTCCCGATCAGACTGGCCGCCAACAGGATGCGTACTCCAGTTCGAAAGTGGCGGGAGAGAACGTGTGCGTCAGGCTCCGTGGGAAGCCGGTGGGTGGTCGCTGGAGTGCTCATTTGATTTTCCGGGTGGGTGAAAGGCCAATCTGAATGAGTGGCTGTCGGACGGCGACAACTCACAAGCGATTCACGTGCCCGGGCGTTTCGTCGGCGTTTGACAACACAAGAGTGCTCCAGTACGCACATTCACTGTGCGTTGAATGACAACCTGGCACAGAGCTGTTCGCTGCAAGAGTCTCGCGTGCTCCGTAAATCGTTCACTACGGAAGAGCGGAGATGTTTTTGCCAGGCAAGATGATTCATAACGGCGGTGGTACAAAGATTGCCGAGCAACAGTGACGTCGTCCATTCAACAAGAAAGCCAACGTCATGATTGAAACACTTGAGTCAACCCAGGTTTCTCACGAGACATTGCGAACGATCGACGCCTACTGGCGTGCAGCGAATTACTTGTCGGTGGGGCAGATCTACCTTTCCGACAATCCGTTGCTCAAACGCCCGCTTCGGATTGAGGACGTCAAAAAGATGCTTCTGGGTCACTGGGGAACGACGCCGGGTCAGAATTTTATCTACGCCCATTTGAACCGGACAATCAAACAAAATGATCTCAACATGATCTATGTCTCGGGTCCGGGACATGGTGGGCCCGCGGTCGTCGCCAATACGTATTTGGAAGGCTCCTACAGCGAGATCTACCCGCATATCAGCCAAGATGAGGCGGGAATGAGAAAGCTGTTCGTTCAGTTCTCGTTCCCAGGAGGGATCCCCAGTCACGCGTCGCCGGAGTGTCCCGGTTCAATTCACGAAGGCGGTGAACTTGGATATTCGCTGAGTCATTCCTTCGGTGCTGTATTCGACAATCCCGATTTGATCGTAGCTTGCGTGGTAGGCGATGGCGAAGCGGAGACAGGTCCGCTGGCAACGGCATGGCACTCGAACAAGTTTTTGAATCCAGCGACTGACGGTGCAGTGCTACCGATCTTGCATTTAAACGGATTCAAGATCGCGAACCCTACCATCCTCGCTCGCATCAACCACGAGGAGCTCGAGCAACTGATGCGAGGTTACGGGTGGACGCCCATTTTTGTGGAGGGCAAAGATCCAATGAAAATGCATGCTGCGATGGCGGAAGCCTTGGACGTCGCCATCGGACAAATCCGATCGATCCAACAGAATGCTCGCGAAACTGGCGACACATCTCGTCCTCGCTGGCCCATGATCGTGTTGAGATCGCCGAAGGGATGGACGGGTCCCAAGTTTGTCGATGGTGTCCGCAATGAAGGGACCTTTCATTCGCATCAAGTGCCTTTGTCTGATCCGGCCAAATGCCCCGAGCATCTGAAACAAATCGAGCAATGGCTCCGCAGCTATCGCCCAGAAGAACTGCTTGACGAAAACGGTCGACTTCGCCAGGAAATCGCGGATTTGGCACCCACGGGTGATCGTCGAATGGGAGCGAACCCGCATGCCAACGGCGGACGTTTGTTGCGGCGACTGAAGATGCCCGACTTCAGGGACTATGCCGTCGAAATTAGCCAACGCGGTTGCCGAGGAATTGGTGACACGCACGTCACGGGCAAATTCATTCGCGACATCGTTCGATTGAACGAAGAGCACAAAAACTTTCGCATCTTTGGCCCCGACGAAACGATCTCGAATGGCTTGGAAGCTGTATTCGATGTCACTCAGCGTCAATGGAACGCCGCGATCGTCGAAGATGATGAATCACTCGCACCGACCGGTCGTGTCCTGGAAATGTTGAGCGAGCATCAATGCGAAGGCTGGCTGGAAGGTTACCTGCTGACAGGTCGGCACGGGCTTTTCAATTGCTACGAAGCGTTTGTGCACATCGTCGATTCGATGTTCAACCAACACGCAAAGTGGTTGAAGGTGACGTCGGAATTGCCATGGCGCCACAAGATTGCGTCGCTGAACTATTTGCTCGCGTCGCACGTCTGGCGACAAGATCACAACGGGTTTACCCACCAAGACCCAGGTTTCCTCGACGTGGTCGTCAACAAGAAGGCCGAAATTGTTCGCGTCTACTTACCACCGGACGCCAATTGTCTGCTCTCGGTTATGGATCACTGCTTGCGAAGCCAGCACTATGTCAATGTCGTTGTCGCGGGCAAACACCCATCGCCGCAGTGGCTGACAATGGGCGAGGCAGCCGAACACTGCGCCAAAGGAATTGGAATTTGGGATTGGGCAGGCAACGAGTCCTCGAGTGACCCTGATGTCGTGATGGCTTGTTGTGGTGACGTCCCCACATTGGAAACGTTGGCTGCGGTTTCCATTTTGCGTGAGCATTTGCCCGATCTAACAATCCGGGTCGTCAACGTGGTCGACCTGATGCGACTGCAACCCAAATCAGAACACCCACATGGTCTCAGTGACTCAGACTTTGATGCTCTGTTCACCAAAAACAAACATGTGATCTTTGCCTTTCACGCGTACCCTTGGTTGGTTCATCGACTGACTTATCGTCGTACCAACCACGCCAACATTCATGTTCGCGGTTACAAGGAAGAAGGCACGATTACGACACCGTTTGACATGACCGTGCTAAATGACCTCGACCGATTTCATTTAGTAATGGATGCCATTGATCGTTTGCCCGAAACCGGCGGGCGAGGCCAACGCCTAAAAGCTTTGATGCAAGAGAAGTTAGTGGAGCATCGGCGATACATCAATGAGAACGGACAAGACATGCCCGAGATTCGTGACTGGGAATGGAGCGCCAGGTCATGAGCGATCAGTTCCCTCAAATTTATCTTGCTCGTCATGGCGAAACGCCGTGGACGATCACGGGGCAGCACACCGGATCGACAGACATGCCGCTGACACCCAAAGGCGAACGCAACGCCACTCAACTACAAGGTCGACTCGAAGGCATCCGTTTCAACGAAGTCTGGACCAGTCCTTTGCAGCGAGCCAAACGAACCTGTGAACTGGCAGGTTACGGCGAGCGGGCACGCGTCGTCACCGAGCTGGCCGAATGGGACTGCGGTGCATACGAAGGGCTCACGAGAAATGAAATTCACCAAAAGCATCCAGACTGGAATCTTTTTCGCGATGGTTGCCCCAACGGCGAATCATTGACGGACGTGGCGACGCGTGTCGATCGAGTGATCCAGCGAATCCGTCAGCGAAACGACACTTGCTTGCTGTTCGCTCACAAGCACTTTTTGCAAGTCTTCGCCGCCTGCTGGGTGGGGCTTCCTCCGGAGACTGGTCAACGTCTGTTTCTCGGTACGGCGGCGTTGAGCATCGTTGGCTATCACCACGACCAAAGTGATTCAGTCATCCGGTTGTGGAACGACCGAAGCTATCTGACTGACTAAGCAGGTACGCAGGTGTCGTCGGGTATGTGAGCCGTTTGGCGTTAGCCACCGTTCCCACGCAAAACCGGGGCTAACGTCCAAACGGCTCACAAGATGAAACCCAACCATTCCTGCACACTTGCCTAATTAAAAGACATCTGAGGTTGCAATTCGCATTCGGTTGGAATGCCTTCCATCGCGGCACGGCGAATGCTTTTCATTGGGTTGGTCTCGAGAGCACTCCAGAGATGTCCAAATATGCACACTCAGCCATTGCCGTCTTCGTCCGATATCAACACCAATACCGGAACAGCTTTAATGGAGAACGAACCGCTCTCTTCGAGTGATCCTAAGCAAGGTCATGTGGTTGCAGTTCGCGGCAGTGTGATTGACGTTCACTTCCCCGGCGAACCTCCGGCAATGAACTGCGAGTTGCGGATTGGGGACAGCGGTGATGTGGTGGCAGAAGTCGCCAGCCAACTCGACCCACACACCGTGCGTGCCATCGCGATCACATCGCCACGCGGATTGTCACGGGGAACTCCCGTTCGAAGTTGTGGACGATCAATGCAAGTCCCCGTCGGCAAGCCTCTATTGGGCAGAGTGCTCGATGTGTTCGGCAACACGCTCGACGATGGTGAAAGTTTGAAGTCCGTCGAACACCGCAGCATCCATCAGACGCCACCGACGATCAATCGACGAATCGCGAAATCGGAAGTGTTCACGACCGGTATCAAAGCAATCGATTTGTTGTCGCCACTTGAACGAGGTGGTAAAGCGGGGCTGTTCGGTGGTGCAGGAGTTGGCAAAACCGTTTTGATCACCGAATTGATCCACAACATCGTCGGCGGTCACGATGGGATCAGTTTGTTTTGCGGAATTGGTGAGCGGTGCCGAGAGGCTGAAGAGTTGTACCGCGAAATGGGAGCAGCCGGTGTTCGCGACAACACGGTCATGGTTTTTGGACAGATGAACGAACCGCCGGGTGCCCGATTTCGGGTTGGGCATGCTGCGCTGACGATGGCGGAGTCCTTTCGGGACGATGCCAAGCAAGATGTGCTGCTGTTGATTGACAACATCTTTCGGTTTGTGCAGGCCGGGATGGAAGTCTCCGGATTGCTGGGCCAATTGCCATCCCGTGTCGGGTATCAGCCTTCGCTCGCAAGCGACCTAGCGGAGCTCGAAGAACGAATCTGCACCACGTCCGATGCGGCGATCACGTCAGTGCAAGCCGTCTATGTTCCGGCCGATGATTTCACCGACCCGTCAGCGGTGCACACCTTTGCTCACCTATCCGCAACCGTCGTTTTGTCGCGAAAAAGAGCGAGCGAAGGATTGTATCCCGCCATCGATCCATTGAAGTCGACCTCAGAGATGATGCTTCCCGGTGTGGTTGGCGATCGGCACTACAAAACCGCCAGCAATGTGCGTCAAACGTTGGCCGGATACGAAGAATTGAAAGACATCATCGCGATGCTGGGCATGGAAGAACTGTCTCGCCAAGATCGTTTGACAGTGAATCGGGCCAGACGCTTGGAACGGTTCTTGACCCAGCCCTTCTTCACAACGCAGCAATTCACCGGTCACGAGGGACACATGGTCAGTATCGAAGACACATTGGACGGATGCGAACGAATCCTGAATGACGAGTTTCAAGATCGGCCCGAGCGAGACCTGTACATGGTGGGCAAAATCCCGAGTTCCAAGCCATGAACCTGACGCTGAACACGCCTAACGAGATCGTATTGAACTTGACGGTCAACAAAGTGGTTGCCGAGGGCACACACGGGAGTTTTTGTTTGCTGCCACGACATGTCGACTTCTTGGCCGCTTTGGTGCCCGGTTTGCTGAGCTGGGTTGATGAGACTGGGAAAGAATCGTTTGCAGCCGTCGGAAATGGGATCTTGGTCAAGCGAGCCAATGATGTCTACGTCTCCGCCGAAGCCGCTTCCCATGGAACGGAATTGGAGGAACTGCGACGTTTGGTGCGTGAAGAATTTTCGCAGATGGATGAACAGCAGCGAGCCGCCCATACGGCAGTCGCGCGGTTGGAAGCGGACTTCCTTCGCCGGACGATGGCACTGACCGAAGATCATGTCGTGTAAGGAACGAATCAAGCCATGAACAAACGACAAACGCTTCAAGACAACGTTGATGCAAAGCAATCTCGCAAGCTCGACGCGCGTCAACAAGGTGATCGTTCGGCGTGGTTTGGACTGGGCATGTTCGGGTTGGTTGGGTGGTCCATCGCGATTCCAACATTGCTTGGGATTGCTATGGGAATCTGGGTCGATGAACATTGGCCGAGTCGATTTTCGTGGACGTTGATGCTGTTGATCGGTGGCGTCGGGGTCGGCTGCTTGAACGCTTGGTGGTGGGTCAACCGGGAGAATGAAGATGAATGAATGGGTCGCGATGACAGGTGGATTTCTTGCGGGAGCCGCTGCAGCGGTGTTCTTCGTGGCGTCGTTGTGGTGGACCACAGTTCGTTTGCCAGCGTCTCGCCAGCCGTGGTTGTTGCTTTGCGGCAGTGCGTTGCTACGAATGGCGGTGGTGTTGGGTGTTCTGGCAATGCTGGCACGAAGTGGGGATTGGCGCATCTTGGTGGCCGCGGCCATGGGATTCGCGCTCATCCGCACGGTCGGCGTGTGCACTATCGCTCAGCGTGACACTAGCTTTCAACTTGCGACAACACAAACTTCGCCCGCAAAAACTTTGCATCCCGGGAGCGAACGATGAACGGCGTGCAAATATCACCGGACGAATCAATCCTCTGGCAATCGGAAGCTTGGCCGGTCGTGAAGATCAATGTGACGCTTGCCTTCACTTGGCTAGTGATGGCGTTGCTGGTCATCGGCTCGTGGTGGATCACGCGACGATTGACTAGCGATACCAAAATCCCACGCTGGCAGAACCTCTTGGAAGTGCTGGTCACCGGCATTCGAGATCAAATCCGAGATGTCAGCCGACACGATCCGGGGCCGTACATGCCGTTCGTAGGAACACTATTCCTATTCATCGCCGTGGCAAACTTGCTGAGCATCGTGCCTGGCTACGTCGCACCGACTGGATCTTTGTCGACAACAGCAGCACTAGCGACGTGTGTGTTTGTGGCTGTTCCTGTGTTCGGCATCGCCTCGCACGGGGTGGGCGACTACTTGAAGCGGTACCTGCAACCAACTCCTTTGATGCTGCCTTTTAATTTGATTGGCGAACTTTCCAGGACTTTGGCACTGGCTGTGCGTTTGTACGGGAACATGATGAGCGGCGCAGTGATCGCCGCGATTTTGATCAGCTTCGTCCCACTCTTCGTTCCAATCGTGATGCAAGTGATGGGGCTGCTGACTGGAATGATCCAAGCTTACATCTTTGCGGTGTTGGCAATGGTTTACATCGCTTCGGCAACCAAAGTCGCGAAGTGATCGTGTTCGACAAAACGGTTGCACTCCTGTCGCTCGCATGCCGAACACCGAATTTGCATTTCAATTCCAAAGGAAAACACCATGGATAGCACCACGTCAATCGCCGTCGCCAGCATCATCATGGCGGGACTGACCACCGCGATTGGTTCGATCGGGCCTGCGTTTGCTGAAGGGCGCGCCGTGGCACAGGCTCTCAATTCGATTGCACAGCAACCGGATTCCTCCAACACGATCACTCGCACCCTGTTTGTGGGTTTAGCGATGATCGAGTCGACGGCCATATACTGCTTTGTCGTTTCGATGATCTTGTTATTCGCAAACCCCTTCTGGAACCAGCTGACGCAGTAGGAAGGGATACAAAGCGATGAGCATTGATTGGTTCACCTTTACCGCACAAGTCATCAACTTCCTGGTCCTGGTTGGGTTGTTGCGATACTTCCTTTACGCACCCATTGTCCGCGCGATGCAAGCACGGGAACAGAAAGTGACACAATGTCTGACTGATGCGGAGACAGCGAAAGTCGAAGCGAACCAGCAACGCATGTCGCTCGAAAAACAGACGCAATTGCTGCAGGAACGACGCGAGGAACTGCTTACCAAAGCCAAAGCCGACGCGGACAACGAACGTCAACGACTGATCGCCGAGGCACGGAAAGAAGCGGACACACGACGAGAACATTGGACGTCCACCTTTGAACGAGACCAAAAAGACCTGGCCGATCAAACTCGTCGTGACATTCAGCGAATGGGGTTTCAGGCGGCGAGAGAAACGGTTCAACAACTGGCGGACGAGGATTTGCAGAAGCGGGTTTGCCAAACATTTGTCAAACAGTTGCAGACGCTGGGCGAGGATCAACTTGCTGCGATTGCCACCCAACTGGCTGATTCAGGGAACCCGGTCTTGGTTCGATCTGCCAAAGGTCTGGATAGCAGCGACCAAAATCAAATTCGTGACGCGATCCATCGGGTGTTTGAAAACAAGGTGGAAGTTCGCTTCGAATCTGAGCCTGCGTTGATCGCGGGAATCGAGATGGACGCGGGCGGATACAGTCTGCCTTGGAACGCCGAACGTACGCTGAAGACGATGGAGGCCAACGTGGCGTAAGCAACGGTGCCGAAGTCGGATGAGACAATCGACTCTTTCAACGATGACGTGTCGCTTCCGCCAA of the Rhodopirellula baltica SH 1 genome contains:
- the atpD gene encoding F0F1 ATP synthase subunit beta, translating into MHTQPLPSSSDINTNTGTALMENEPLSSSDPKQGHVVAVRGSVIDVHFPGEPPAMNCELRIGDSGDVVAEVASQLDPHTVRAIAITSPRGLSRGTPVRSCGRSMQVPVGKPLLGRVLDVFGNTLDDGESLKSVEHRSIHQTPPTINRRIAKSEVFTTGIKAIDLLSPLERGGKAGLFGGAGVGKTVLITELIHNIVGGHDGISLFCGIGERCREAEELYREMGAAGVRDNTVMVFGQMNEPPGARFRVGHAALTMAESFRDDAKQDVLLLIDNIFRFVQAGMEVSGLLGQLPSRVGYQPSLASDLAELEERICTTSDAAITSVQAVYVPADDFTDPSAVHTFAHLSATVVLSRKRASEGLYPAIDPLKSTSEMMLPGVVGDRHYKTASNVRQTLAGYEELKDIIAMLGMEELSRQDRLTVNRARRLERFLTQPFFTTQQFTGHEGHMVSIEDTLDGCERILNDEFQDRPERDLYMVGKIPSSKP
- a CDS encoding F0F1 ATP synthase subunit epsilon encodes the protein MNLTLNTPNEIVLNLTVNKVVAEGTHGSFCLLPRHVDFLAALVPGLLSWVDETGKESFAAVGNGILVKRANDVYVSAEAASHGTELEELRRLVREEFSQMDEQQRAAHTAVARLEADFLRRTMALTEDHVV
- a CDS encoding AtpZ/AtpI family protein; amino-acid sequence: MNKRQTLQDNVDAKQSRKLDARQQGDRSAWFGLGMFGLVGWSIAIPTLLGIAMGIWVDEHWPSRFSWTLMLLIGGVGVGCLNAWWWVNRENEDE
- a CDS encoding N-ATPase subunit AtpR; the protein is MNEWVAMTGGFLAGAAAAVFFVASLWWTTVRLPASRQPWLLLCGSALLRMAVVLGVLAMLARSGDWRILVAAAMGFALIRTVGVCTIAQRDTSFQLATTQTSPAKTLHPGSER
- a CDS encoding F0F1 ATP synthase subunit A — protein: MNGVQISPDESILWQSEAWPVVKINVTLAFTWLVMALLVIGSWWITRRLTSDTKIPRWQNLLEVLVTGIRDQIRDVSRHDPGPYMPFVGTLFLFIAVANLLSIVPGYVAPTGSLSTTAALATCVFVAVPVFGIASHGVGDYLKRYLQPTPLMLPFNLIGELSRTLALAVRLYGNMMSGAVIAAILISFVPLFVPIVMQVMGLLTGMIQAYIFAVLAMVYIASATKVAK
- a CDS encoding F0F1 ATP synthase subunit C is translated as MDSTTSIAVASIIMAGLTTAIGSIGPAFAEGRAVAQALNSIAQQPDSSNTITRTLFVGLAMIESTAIYCFVVSMILLFANPFWNQLTQ
- a CDS encoding F0F1 ATP synthase subunit delta — protein: MSIDWFTFTAQVINFLVLVGLLRYFLYAPIVRAMQAREQKVTQCLTDAETAKVEANQQRMSLEKQTQLLQERREELLTKAKADADNERQRLIAEARKEADTRREHWTSTFERDQKDLADQTRRDIQRMGFQAARETVQQLADEDLQKRVCQTFVKQLQTLGEDQLAAIATQLADSGNPVLVRSAKGLDSSDQNQIRDAIHRVFENKVEVRFESEPALIAGIEMDAGGYSLPWNAERTLKTMEANVA